Sequence from the Pecten maximus chromosome 8, xPecMax1.1, whole genome shotgun sequence genome:
aagattgaatgcaagctgaataagtggatgcatcttttcaaatgacacagtAATAAAATTGTATTCCTGATTGATATGCATTCGTATTCAGGCGCGTAGCTGTCTATACGCAAATACGCAGTTGCGTACAcatcaattttcaaaaaaaaaaaaaaaaaaagacaaacaaactTATGTCCCCGGAAATGACACGACAGGTgacgttactggtcaagatgaagtatgtgattagtcaatgtagcggtaaatgcaaaatgaagATATGGAGTTAAAAACgtaacaaagttaagattgaatgcaagctgaataagtggatgcatctttttAAATagcacattaataaaattattgattgaaatgtaCTCGTATTCAGGCGCGTAGCTGACTATACGCAAATACGCAGTTGCGTACACATCAgttttcaacaaaacaaaaaacaaaacaaaaatcaaacaaacaaacaaaacaaagaaagaaatatttatatcagcttatctatacacaaactatgaatgctgtccctaggtgatggttctagtcaaacccactaattgatataactagtcaTTGGAAGGGAACGCAATCAATCGATCGGTTAAAGTGGGACAAAGAAAACCCCgaatacctttttttttttttttttttttttgaagaaatttCAGCTCGTCCCGCAGGAACCATTAGAAACAAGTCAAATGGTAGACGTAATGTAATTGCAAAATGCTTACGCTATCATTTTAGAGCATTCAAGACATAGAAGATCAATGCCAAATctatgcattttatataaaaaaatgtatacatgagAGGTTAAAGCAAATTCTAAATAGCACACAAAACTTTGTTTTGATATCCAACggtttatacaaaatatggggaaaaagaaaataaatccaaataatttcaaaattagttgtaaaataaaaaagatgacagataaatatactaatatagacttaaaaacttaatatagacttaaaagtgtttcgataagtttaaaatgagctTTGGTACTCTTTTTAAGGTTCAATAAGAGAtgcaatattaatatatacttttgTTGAAACATATACCATTGGGTTAAACAAGAGACctttctatatataatttaccCAAACATTTGCGTTAGACTTTTGAATGCAAATGAAAGTTTCGTCAAGCACAAGGAATTTAGGAGACTACACAAAACATTGTTGCTATGGTAGTGTCCAATCACTGAACCgtgttatacaaatgtatactggCCTGGGAAACGCTGGTTGTGGTATTGCACACGGGTGCTGCGCATgcacagaaataaataaatataggtTTCCTTTCttgcgcgcttccatccggtcCAACAAACGTGCGCGTGATTAGTGTAAGTTGATATAACCtgtttcacaattttttttaaataaataaagcttACAACGTATATTATTAAGGCATTTAATGACAATTTACgaacaaaagaaatatatatgcAAGTATGCATATATGACTAAACGGTCCAATTCTACCCTGATCCTGTCCGACTCTGCCCGATCCTGTCAATCGCCTCACcccaatatattataaatatggCCGCGAACACTCACTGGGGATTTCGGGATGTCCACCAAGCCACAAATCAACTTATTCTGGGGAATTCTTTACATGATTTCAAGGGATCGGATGAAGAGAAAATCATCCAGAACTTGTTCAAAGTTATCCTGACTGATCCTGGGTTTGTTCGTTTCATTAACTTAGAAATCCGAAACTGTAACGCTGAAGATGGAACAAGTTTCCGTGATGCATACATTTCTCTTCGAGCAACATATGAATGTATGATGAGAGCGAGAGCTAATTTTGTTACTGAACGTCCAAGTTGTGAAGGGGTTGAAATAAGGGACCTGCTGAATACGGACAGTCTCGAAGATTTTCTGTCAAGAGGAGTTGATGCAATCGGAATAAGCACACAACCCGATGTTTGTCAGTCATTCTGGGCGCTGTTGAATTTTCTCCGTGGTAATTATCGGTCACCTTTATTAAAATCATCTCTTTACTTTTCTATATTCTTAATAATTTAAAGTTGATAactattaatttaatttaaactttACGGTATAGAGATCAGTCGAAAATTAGGAGTATTCGGACGCATACTATTAATAAAGTAActtatttggtttttttttaatattaaaaaatgtgttATGTTTGGATATAATTTTATAAGATCAATCCACGgcaggtgcctgactcgttttataaaataataatatataagagtacatataaatgagaaatatgtactcttatatgttattattttataaaacgagtcaggtaCCTGTGATCAATCACAAAGTAGCCATCATGATCACCAACAAATATTTCACCCCAATATCAAGACAAACTAGACACAGTCATTCACACATCCTTTCAAACATTATCATGTAGAACATCCAGCTGTCGGGAAAGAATCATTTTTACCTCGTACTATTAAAAATGGAACAACCTCCCTAATACAAGTCTTCGGACTCTCTTAACTATCCTTTAAATAAGCCATCTCATTTCACCGATTGATATTAAATTCCTTTCTGTATACTTCATTGCTCCACACCTACAATGACTGTGACATAATCTTTCATTATGTTGAACTCATAATAGTAGAAGTAAAATAACCAGGAATTGAATTATCACACTGGAGGCCAGGTTCGATTTCTGTAGGAGCATTCGACAGGATTCCATGTTCTTTCATAATTGTGCCCAACTATAAATTCCTACAGTATGAAAATGCATTGAAAAACAGAGACATAAAGAACTCATTgaaaaaattgttgaaatgcatgaaatacatatatatatgaatattatgcATCCCGAAGACTTCCTGCATGGTCTATAGCTACTAGTAGTACTAGCTAGCTACATGTAGCTTTTGTCATTTAGatgaacacatacatgtatatattaatatacaatgtatatgtatattaagcAAAAGACAGGAATAGagaaaagaatgaaaaaaaaaatgattataaaaatgTTGGTACATGTACCTATAAAAATGTTGGTACCTAACTTTCCgaagtatgttttgtttttccagAGATCAAAACCCACGAGGGCGCCATTAGAAGACTTTTGAACATTGCTCCAAAAACTACAACCAAGAAAACACAGATTATGACTGGATTGGCACATCACCTGTTTTCCAAGTTGGTACCAAACAAAAAGTATGAGGTTGATGAAAATATAAAGAATCTCCCGAAAACTTGTGGCTGTGGCTGTAAAAGCAGTATTTATGGAGGAAACACTTCAATAGGTGAGGTCAAGGGTCATGACTGCATATATACATGCCATACTTTCAGGTGACCcataagggagattgatgattattttatgggagttttgtcaaaaataagggagatttgcATGTGTGCAacatgaatatcaacatttttactcaattttaaacCGATAAActataattttgaaagtgataaagaatatttatatttattttggatattaatcatattgtatatgcaaacaacaaaaagttgtataaggtaaaaaatgcaataagtatcGATTctacattcagattttgatgatataaaattattttctgatttattttatgtaacacaaaaaatttcacagctttatgcatattacttaacagcatttgaaaagggtatattataattacatgtagctaaagaaTAAGACAAGCAAGTAAATCATTTATTagtttggattttcttaaaatcagaaagcttgatccactctgtctgagggaacacatcagttgtaaaaattaCCACGAAATGTCCTGTGGGTTCCCTTATGTTGGACCATTTtgttagatataaaaatattccaagtgtgcaaGTGTATGTATGAAGTCATGAGAACTGAAGATGCTCATGTTAggagactgcagtaaatcttTGACCACTACGACCAACAGATGTGctaatttttattgttttctaaaagaaaatatcggaTTTCATCTTGCTATCACTGATCCGCGAGATACGCATGTTATATGTGAAAAACAAATGTGATTTTGCATCTGGCCAGGCTCTGTATCAAttaccatcatcaaagtatggtcctaaaagaaaataaacaataattcaaGTCTGTTAGCAAAGGGGGTTAAAGTTGTTTGTAAGcgacttgcctttatttcatggtgatagatattctagcgcaaacattacactagccaTATCTTTATGTGAAAACCATGTCCAACAGGCGCTATTTTGATCGAGTGAACATGATTAAGAGGCCTGTTCACAGGAACCAAGCAGTCAGACTGGATGGAAGGACCATGaagtgctttatcaaaattgtaaaattgatgGCCTCTGGGTCTCATATTTCTCCCCAGGATGataactttactatagtttacatgtatataaaaattatttagAATGACAAATTGTAAAAACATTGAAGATATGTTTAAAACTCTGTGATTAATGCTAAAAACTCTGTAACCGTTACatcccatgggcctcttgtggATATTTTGGTTGCTGTGATAACCAGTATACTAACCACATGCATCATATATAAGAGATACTGATCCATTGGTTTTTAATGTGTcctctgaaaaaaaaaaatcattaatgttattttacaatttaattcTATTTGAagaattttccttttttttaaaaaaaagNNNNNNNNNNNNNNNNNNNNNNNNNNNNNNNNNNNNNNNNNNNNNNNNNNNNNNNNNNNNNNNNNNNNNNNNNNNNNNNNNNNNNNNNNNNNNNNNNNNNNNNNNNNNNNNNNNNNNNNNNNNNNNNNNNNNNNNNNNNNNNNNNNNNNNNNNNNNNNNNNNNNNNNNNNNNNNNNNNNNNNNNNNNNNNNNNNNNNNNNNNNNNNNNNNNNNNNNNNNNNNNNNNNNNNNNNNNNNNNNNNNNNNNNNNNNNNNNNNNNNNNNNNNNNNNNNNNNNNNNNNNNNNNNNNNNNNNNNNNNNNNNNNNNNNNNNNNNNNNNNNNNNNNNNNNNNNNNNNNNNNNNNNNNNNNNNNNNNNNNNNNNNNNNNNNNNNNNNNNNNNNNNNNNNNNNNNNNNNNNNNNNNNNNNNNNNNNNNNNNNNNNNNNNNNNNNNNNNNNNNNNNNNNNNNNNNNNNNNNNNNNNNNNNNNNNNNNNNNNNNNNNNNNNNNNNNNNNNNNNGCCACAGCCACAAGTTTGTGGGAGATTCTTTATATTTTCATCAACCTCATACTTTTTGTTTGGTACCAACTTGGAAAACAGGTGATGTGCCAGTCCAATCATAATCTGTGTTTTCTTGGATGTATTTCTAGGAGCAATGTTCAAAAGTCTTCTAATGGCGCCCTCGTGGGTTTTGATCTctggaaaaacaaaacatacttcGGAAAGTTAGGTACCAAcatttttataatcatttttttttcattcttttctCTATTCCTGTCTTTTgcttaatatacatatacattgtatattaatatatacatgtatatgtgttcATCTAAATGACAAAAGCTACATGTAGCTAGCTAGTACTACTAGTAGCTATAGACCATGCAGGAAGTCTTCGGGACgcataatatttatatatatgtatttcattcatttcaacaattttttcAATGAGTTTTTTATGTCTCTGTTTTTCAATGCATTTTCATACTGTGGGAATTTATAGTTGAGCACAATTGTGAAAGAACATGGAATCCTGTGGAATGCTCCTACAGAAATCGAACCTGGCCTCCAGTGTGATAATTCAATTCCTGGTTATTTTACTTCTACTATTATGAGTTCAACATAATGAAAGATTATGTCACAGTCATTGTAGGTGTGGAGCATGGAAGTATACAGAAAGGAATTTAATATCAATTGGTGAAATGAGATGGCTTATTTAAAGGATAGTTAAGAGAGTCTGAAGACTTGTATTAGGGAGGTTGTTCCATTTTTAATAGTACGAGGTAAAAATGAATCTTTCCCCGACAGCTGGATGTTCTACATGATAATGTTTGAAAGGATGTGTGATGACTGTGTCTAGTTTGTCTGGATATTGGGGTGAAATATTTGTTGGTGATCATGATGGGCCACACTAAAATACGCCATAGGGAAATATACGCCATAGGTACGCCATAGGAGTTTTTCGCACGCCATAGCAAAATGTAAccgatatatacacaaaataacttgtttttttcattgatataccTATTTTACAGGTTCTGATAAAGtttcatttcaaacaaatgTGTACTTTGTAAGAAAATCGGTCTTATTTGCGTagtcagttttatatatatatataaattatgtaatttaatacagaaaatattctgaaattttcagaagaTGAAAGATGGAAGCATGGAAGATATTAATCTATATatcttaaatcatgtttacttatatataatgagCACTAAAAGATTTCAACTATTATGATTATGTTGctcatcattatttttcatgtcTTCCCTTTATGAAATTGTGTGTAAGTGAGTGTGAAAGGTGTGCTGTTTAGactatgtataattattatacctATCTGCAACCGGTCTATGGAAAAGACTTATATAGGGTAATCCTGTTGTCTGAtcctattatttcatatatataaatatttaaaataaaacttaacaatgataataatatacataaataacatttaaatttctaatataattatgtttattgattgtatgtatattgaacatgtatttgtatactgAACACTTTTCATtacctttacctgtacagttaACATCAGTCCAAATACTTAATTCATGTGTTAATGAACTTAGTGATTCAATGCTGTTCACATATACACATAATCCCAAACCATTAAACAATTTGTGAACAgtgtttttcattattaatgAGAGTGGTCAAATAATGTGTTGTTTActtaatgaattaatattttctaaTAAGTGTTCACAATTACATCACATTGAATAGTGTGTAAACATAGATACTCATAAACAGGTTGATGAAGGATGTTGATAAATGAACTTAAAATCAGGATATTCCATGagcaattaaagaaaataagttattaaaggtaaTTAAGCTGTCCCTGCATTGTGTCAGATGGTATAAATAAGACCCTTTTCAATTTCTGTTCATTCTATTACCTTCCCCCTACAAAGAAACATTCATACTCATCTATTACCCAGCAATGGCCAAGTTTGCAGTATTTGGGAGCAGCTATGTTACTCGTCTTGAGAgatattgtcatggtgatctTAAGGTAAATAATGATAGCAAATGTGTTTGAGAAtagaataaatatcaaaaactcTATTTGTTGGGTAATTCCCAAAATGCaagtaatattaaaaaaaaaaaaacaataataataactGTCAAAGTTggtatttgaatttaatttttcaatctTGTTCactaatatgaaatattatgcTTATTCATACTATTGTTTCTTATGCAGGTTCCTGGCACCGTCAGATTCTTCGGGAAGGGTGGCATGCGTTCTGATTCGATTCCAAGAGAACTACTTAGAGACCTGATAGAGTACAACCCTGAAGTTGTACTCATCCAACTAGGAGGAAATGACATCTCAGCGTTATCATCCCCCAACGACATTTTCCAGAGACTTCTGACACTGCAGGTGGACCTACATCATGCTGGAATTCAGGAGGTGTACTTTACAGAGATTGTGCGACGTGGTAACTTTGACAAGTCCCCAGGCCTGACAGCGACGTCTTTTGAGAAACAACGGAAGAAGATAAATCGACTACTGCTGACTAGACTGAGATACATCAAGATTAGAGTTAACTTTCCAGAGGACTATGACCGTGACCAAGTGCATTTCAACGACTCAGGACTCAGGACCCAGTTCCATGCTTTGAGACGACCATTTTTTG
This genomic interval carries:
- the LOC117332701 gene encoding uncharacterized protein LOC117332701; the encoded protein is MAKFAVFGSSYVTRLERYCHGDLKVPGTVRFFGKGGMRSDSIPRELLRDLIEYNPEVVLIQLGGNDISALSSPNDIFQRLLTLQVDLHHAGIQEVYFTEIVRRGNFDKSPGLTATSFEKQRKKINRLLLTRLRYIKIRVNFPEDYDRDQVHFNDSGLRTQFHALRRPFFA
- the LOC117332960 gene encoding uncharacterized protein LOC117332960, producing MAANTHWGFRDVHQATNQLILGNSLHDFKGSDEEKIIQNLFKVILTDPGFVRFINLEIRNCNAEDGTSFRDAYISLRATYECMMRARANFVTERPSCEGVEIRDLLNTDSLEDFLSRGVDAIGISTQPDVCQSFWALLNFLREIKTHEGAIRRLLNIAPKTTTKKTQIMTGLAHHLFSKLVPNKKYEVDENIKNLPKTCGCGCKSSIYGGNTSIDIKIFQVCKCMYEVMRTEDAHVRRLQ